A single Klebsiella variicola DNA region contains:
- the chrA gene encoding chromate efflux transporter — protein sequence MSKTVVLPQSDSPSVVASVSFWQAFRFWLKLGFISFGGPAGQIAMMHQELVDNRRWISEGRFLHALNFCMVLPGPEAQQLATYIGWLMHKTWGGVIAGVLFILPSLVLLIALAWIYLVWGDVAVVAGIFYGIKPAVAAIVLQATYRIGSRALKNGAYWAIAAAAFVAIFALNVPFPLIVLAAALVGFIGGRLAPAIFGKADAHRAQSHPGGAAIIDDTTPIPAHAIFSWRRTSQVLIAGMLLWLVPMAALTLMLGWAHPLTQMSWFFTKAALMTFGGAYAVLPYVYQGAVTHYGWLTAGQMMDGLALGESTPGPLIMVVTFVGFVGGYTKAVLGVDDVLLGGIAAACLVTWFTFLPSFIFILTGGPFIETTHNKVGFTAPLTAITAAVVGVILNLALFFIWHSVWGPSGFDPWSAAIALGAAGLLFRYKWKLTWVLAAAAAVGLIVHMAGLSGAG from the coding sequence ATGAGCAAAACGGTCGTTCTTCCGCAGAGTGACAGTCCTTCCGTCGTCGCTTCCGTCTCCTTCTGGCAGGCATTTCGCTTTTGGCTCAAGCTTGGCTTCATCAGCTTCGGCGGGCCTGCCGGACAGATCGCCATGATGCACCAGGAGCTGGTGGATAACCGACGCTGGATCTCGGAAGGGCGATTCCTGCATGCGCTCAATTTTTGTATGGTCCTGCCCGGCCCGGAGGCCCAGCAGCTGGCGACTTACATCGGCTGGCTGATGCATAAAACCTGGGGAGGCGTCATCGCCGGGGTGCTGTTTATTTTGCCCTCGCTGGTGTTACTCATCGCCCTGGCGTGGATCTACCTCGTCTGGGGGGATGTCGCCGTGGTGGCGGGGATCTTTTATGGCATCAAACCCGCCGTAGCGGCGATAGTATTGCAGGCGACGTACCGCATCGGCTCGCGGGCGCTGAAAAATGGCGCCTACTGGGCCATCGCCGCCGCTGCCTTTGTCGCTATTTTTGCGCTGAACGTTCCTTTTCCGCTGATCGTCCTCGCCGCGGCACTGGTGGGTTTTATCGGCGGACGGCTGGCGCCGGCGATATTCGGCAAAGCGGACGCCCACCGTGCGCAGAGTCACCCTGGCGGAGCCGCCATCATTGATGACACGACGCCGATCCCGGCCCATGCCATTTTCAGCTGGCGGCGTACCTCTCAGGTGCTGATCGCCGGGATGCTGCTGTGGCTGGTGCCGATGGCCGCTCTGACGCTAATGCTGGGCTGGGCGCATCCGCTGACCCAGATGAGCTGGTTCTTTACCAAAGCCGCGCTGATGACCTTTGGCGGGGCATATGCCGTCTTACCTTATGTTTACCAGGGGGCGGTGACCCACTATGGCTGGCTGACGGCAGGGCAGATGATGGATGGCCTCGCCCTTGGGGAGTCGACCCCCGGACCGTTGATCATGGTGGTGACCTTTGTCGGGTTTGTCGGCGGCTACACCAAAGCGGTGTTGGGCGTCGATGATGTGCTGCTGGGGGGCATCGCGGCGGCGTGCCTGGTGACATGGTTTACCTTTTTGCCCTCGTTCATCTTTATTCTCACCGGCGGGCCGTTTATTGAAACGACCCATAATAAGGTGGGATTTACCGCGCCGTTGACCGCCATCACTGCCGCGGTGGTGGGCGTTATCCTGAATCTGGCGCTGTTTTTTATCTGGCATAGCGTCTGGGGGCCATCCGGTTTCGACCCATGGTCCGCAGCCATAGCCCTGGGCGCCGCTGGGCTGCTGTTTCGTTATAAGTGGAAGCTGACCTGGGTACTGGCCGCCGCCGCCGCGGTGGGGCTTATCGTCCATATGGCGGGACTGTCCGGCGCAGGATAA
- a CDS encoding FAD-binding oxidoreductase, giving the protein MMTDEQRQHAVAAIQQALPTLEWTLQPAKIKRLSRDFHWFSPVLTEQLAGKQADAVVRPRDEEELRQLVAACAQHQLPLTLRGSATGNYGQLVPLEGGLLVDMTGLNQIVALGNGTVRAQAGIRLADIETAARPTGWELRCMPSTYRLASLGGLYGGGFGGIGSINYGPLAAPGNVLSVKVMTVEPVPRVLTVPAPEALLLHHAYGTNGIILEVELALAPVHQWIERLDVFDDFADALNYANACVRSPGLVKRQVALLATPIADYFSHLNDRYRTGQHAVISLIAEESEGLCASLLQRHRGSNAIRQASDEARTQNASLMEYCWNHTTLHALKVDNTLTYLQTAFDPLRYPQQILQMEQHFAGEVISHIEFLRDIEGNLTASGLQLVRYTTPARLNAIMQIFRDNDVKINNPHVLQVEDGKQGVIRPDVVAVKQSLDPAGLLNPGKLRGWALRDQLELDSNPLALATRETPTT; this is encoded by the coding sequence ATGATGACTGATGAGCAGCGTCAACACGCGGTCGCGGCGATCCAGCAGGCACTCCCAACGCTGGAGTGGACCTTACAGCCGGCGAAGATCAAACGGCTTTCCCGCGATTTTCACTGGTTCAGTCCGGTACTCACTGAGCAACTGGCGGGGAAACAGGCGGACGCGGTGGTTCGCCCACGCGACGAAGAGGAGCTGCGCCAGCTGGTCGCCGCCTGCGCGCAGCACCAGCTGCCGCTGACGCTGCGCGGCAGCGCCACCGGCAACTATGGCCAACTGGTCCCCCTCGAAGGCGGGCTGCTGGTCGATATGACCGGACTCAACCAGATCGTCGCCCTCGGCAACGGCACGGTGCGCGCCCAGGCCGGCATTCGTCTGGCAGACATCGAAACCGCCGCCCGCCCAACGGGATGGGAGCTGCGCTGCATGCCGTCGACCTACCGACTGGCGAGCCTGGGCGGCCTCTACGGCGGCGGGTTCGGCGGCATCGGCTCCATCAACTATGGGCCGCTGGCGGCGCCCGGCAATGTGCTCAGCGTCAAAGTGATGACCGTCGAGCCGGTCCCCCGCGTGCTGACCGTCCCGGCTCCCGAAGCGCTGCTGCTGCATCACGCCTACGGCACCAACGGCATCATTCTGGAGGTTGAGCTGGCGCTGGCGCCCGTGCACCAGTGGATAGAGCGCCTGGACGTGTTTGACGATTTCGCTGATGCGCTGAACTATGCCAACGCCTGCGTCCGCTCGCCGGGGCTGGTAAAACGTCAGGTCGCGCTGCTGGCCACGCCGATTGCCGATTATTTTAGCCACCTCAACGATCGTTACCGCACCGGGCAGCATGCGGTTATCAGCCTGATCGCCGAGGAGAGCGAAGGACTCTGCGCCAGCCTGTTACAGCGCCATCGCGGGAGCAACGCCATCCGTCAGGCCAGCGACGAGGCCCGGACGCAAAACGCCTCGTTAATGGAATACTGCTGGAACCATACCACCCTGCATGCGCTCAAGGTGGACAATACGCTGACTTATCTCCAGACGGCGTTTGATCCGCTGCGCTATCCGCAGCAAATTTTACAGATGGAGCAGCACTTCGCCGGAGAGGTGATTTCCCATATTGAATTCCTGCGCGATATCGAGGGCAATCTCACCGCCAGCGGTCTGCAGCTGGTGCGCTATACCACGCCCGCGCGGCTCAACGCCATCATGCAGATATTTCGCGACAACGACGTCAAAATTAACAACCCCCACGTGCTGCAGGTTGAGGACGGCAAACAGGGCGTGATTCGCCCCGACGTCGTGGCGGTGAAACAGTCTCTCGACCCGGCGGGATTGCTTAACCCCGGCAAGCTGCGCGGCTGGGCGCTGCGCGACCAGCTGGAGCTGGACAGCAACCCGCTGGCACTGGCCACCCGCGAAACCCCCACGACCTGA
- a CDS encoding ABC transporter permease: MKNTTSTPWVQHPRFLKILYPTLVAVAVVLLWQGAVSYFRIPAFLVPSPLVMLESLWTHLTPLLLALLFTLKITLISFLLSIVIGAAVAFILVQNRFVETALFPYIVFLQVTPIVAIAPLIIIWVKDATLSLVVCATLMAVFPIISNTTQGLRSVSPGLLSYFRLNHASRWQTLVRLRIPSALPYFFGALRISSGLSLIGAVVAEFVAGTGGTNTGLAYQILQAGYQLDIPLMFAALLLISLAGIALFGVMSWVSRRALSAWHESEAVQSH; the protein is encoded by the coding sequence ATGAAAAACACAACCTCAACGCCGTGGGTCCAGCATCCGCGTTTTCTCAAAATTCTCTATCCGACCCTCGTCGCGGTGGCGGTGGTGCTCCTGTGGCAGGGCGCGGTGAGCTATTTCCGCATCCCGGCCTTTCTGGTGCCGTCGCCGCTGGTGATGCTGGAAAGCCTGTGGACGCATCTCACGCCGCTGCTGCTGGCGCTGCTGTTCACCCTCAAGATCACCCTGATCTCGTTTCTGCTGTCGATTGTCATTGGCGCCGCGGTGGCGTTTATCCTGGTGCAGAACCGCTTTGTGGAAACCGCCCTGTTTCCGTATATCGTGTTTTTGCAGGTGACGCCGATTGTCGCCATCGCTCCGCTGATCATCATCTGGGTGAAGGATGCCACGCTCTCGCTGGTGGTGTGCGCCACCCTGATGGCGGTGTTTCCCATCATCTCCAATACCACTCAGGGACTGCGCAGCGTCTCCCCCGGCCTGCTGAGCTATTTTCGCCTCAATCACGCCAGCCGCTGGCAAACGCTGGTGCGGCTGCGTATCCCCTCGGCGCTGCCCTATTTCTTCGGCGCGCTGCGTATTTCCAGTGGGCTGTCGCTGATTGGCGCGGTGGTGGCGGAGTTTGTCGCCGGGACCGGCGGGACCAATACCGGTCTGGCCTATCAGATCCTGCAGGCTGGCTACCAGCTGGATATCCCGCTGATGTTTGCCGCGCTGCTGCTGATCTCTCTCGCCGGGATCGCGCTGTTTGGCGTGATGTCCTGGGTTTCGCGCCGGGCGCTCAGCGCCTGGCATGAAAGCGAAGCCGTGCAATCTCATTAA
- a CDS encoding ABC transporter ATP-binding protein, producing the protein MNTAPKLTVMSDTRFTPASATPAIEVLSAEKIYSNGTRALLPVNLTINQGEFITLLGPSGCGKSTLLKMVAGLVEPSDGKLMLWRRDSREKAQHPLSFVFQEATLMPWSSVRNNVRLPLDLAGVPRAEGNTRVSEVLELVGLGKFADVLPRELSGGMQMRVSIARGLVTRPKLLLMDEPFGALDEITRNKLDSDLLRLWQEQNLTVVFVTHSIHEAVFLSQRVIMMAARPGRVVEDIAIREPFPRSEAFRVSPAFSLYARQLQDSLLQASQSGMES; encoded by the coding sequence ATGAATACCGCCCCGAAACTGACCGTGATGAGCGACACCCGCTTTACGCCCGCCTCTGCCACCCCGGCCATCGAGGTGCTGTCGGCGGAGAAGATCTACAGCAACGGTACCCGGGCGCTGCTGCCCGTTAACCTGACCATCAATCAGGGGGAGTTTATTACCCTGCTCGGCCCGTCCGGCTGCGGGAAGAGTACGCTGCTGAAGATGGTCGCCGGCCTGGTGGAGCCCAGCGACGGCAAGCTGATGCTGTGGCGGCGCGATAGCCGGGAGAAAGCCCAGCATCCGCTGTCGTTCGTCTTCCAGGAAGCCACCCTGATGCCGTGGAGCAGCGTGCGCAATAACGTCAGGCTGCCGCTGGATCTGGCCGGCGTGCCGCGGGCGGAAGGTAATACCCGGGTGAGTGAAGTCCTTGAGCTGGTGGGGCTGGGCAAATTCGCCGACGTCCTGCCGCGCGAACTCTCCGGCGGCATGCAAATGCGCGTCTCCATCGCCCGCGGCCTGGTCACCCGGCCAAAGCTGCTGCTGATGGATGAGCCCTTCGGCGCGCTCGATGAAATCACGCGTAATAAACTCGACAGCGACCTGCTGCGTCTCTGGCAGGAGCAGAACCTGACGGTGGTGTTTGTCACCCACTCGATCCACGAAGCGGTGTTTCTCTCACAGCGGGTGATCATGATGGCGGCCCGTCCCGGACGGGTGGTCGAAGATATCGCCATCCGGGAGCCGTTCCCGCGCAGCGAGGCGTTCCGCGTCAGTCCGGCCTTTTCCCTGTATGCCCGTCAGCTGCAGGACAGTCTGTTGCAGGCCAGCCAGTCCGGTATGGAGTCATAA
- a CDS encoding ABC transporter substrate-binding protein, protein MNTRPTLVFTLLTVAALATSASCFAAEKFTFLTNWYAQAEHGGFYQAQATGLYQHAGLDVEIKMGGPQINVMQLMAAGQADCTLGDNGQALETWQAGVHAVTVATVFQHSPTVFITHNKVENPAELKDKTFLLATEAYTSFWPWAKSELGLAGSKVRPYTFNVQPFLADKNLVQQGYVTSEPFSVAKGGQPFYVYPLSDWGYPPYGNSIICMADTIRKRPAAVAAFVKASMEGWKSYLQDPTPGNSLIAKANPQMSAEQIAFGIAQMKQYQLVTGGDAKTGGIGIITEPRLKKTWDMLVKNKLIDASKVPFEQTYTLEMVKDAGVMP, encoded by the coding sequence ATGAATACCAGACCGACGCTCGTTTTTACCCTGCTGACCGTGGCCGCCCTCGCGACCTCAGCCTCCTGCTTCGCGGCGGAGAAGTTTACGTTTCTCACCAACTGGTATGCCCAGGCCGAGCACGGCGGGTTTTACCAGGCCCAGGCCACCGGGCTGTATCAGCACGCCGGTCTCGATGTCGAGATTAAAATGGGCGGCCCGCAGATCAACGTCATGCAGTTGATGGCTGCCGGTCAGGCCGATTGTACCCTTGGCGACAACGGTCAGGCGCTGGAGACCTGGCAGGCCGGGGTGCATGCGGTGACCGTCGCTACCGTGTTCCAGCACTCGCCGACGGTGTTTATCACTCATAACAAAGTGGAGAACCCGGCGGAGCTTAAAGACAAAACCTTCCTGCTCGCTACCGAGGCCTATACCTCTTTCTGGCCGTGGGCGAAGAGCGAGCTGGGTCTGGCTGGCAGCAAAGTGCGCCCCTATACCTTTAACGTTCAGCCGTTCCTCGCCGATAAAAACCTGGTGCAGCAGGGCTACGTGACCTCCGAGCCGTTCTCCGTCGCCAAAGGCGGGCAGCCGTTCTATGTCTATCCGCTCAGCGACTGGGGATATCCGCCCTACGGCAACTCGATTATCTGTATGGCCGACACCATCCGCAAACGTCCGGCGGCGGTGGCGGCCTTCGTCAAAGCCTCCATGGAGGGCTGGAAAAGCTACCTGCAGGATCCCACCCCCGGCAACAGTCTGATCGCTAAAGCAAATCCGCAAATGAGCGCCGAGCAGATCGCCTTTGGTATTGCCCAGATGAAGCAGTACCAGCTGGTGACCGGCGGCGATGCCAAGACCGGCGGCATCGGCATCATCACCGAGCCGCGGCTGAAGAAAACCTGGGACATGCTGGTGAAAAACAAACTGATCGACGCCAGCAAGGTGCCGTTTGAGCAGACTTACACCCTGGAGATGGTCAAAGACGCCGGAGTGATGCCATGA
- a CDS encoding creatininase family protein: MINGYIPAARFLPFLSWTDVAALPDKSNTVIVLPTGAIEQHGPHLPCSVDSVISSGVAGHALARLPAAIPAYAIPPIVYGKSEEHLHFPGTLTLSGDTLLHTLLEIAESLYRAGFRKLLMINGHGGQPQILQIACREMRLRHGDFIAIPHDVFNVPNCEKQFLSPHEQRMAMHAGHSETALMLALAPECVHMERAVANFPPEFPCPTLSKGRPAAAWASYDFGPSGVIGDPTPATREQGEGLLDSLAASWAQAIIEIHRMAWVERHEPTWGKQHWHGFVQSLPPSFAAESKEP; this comes from the coding sequence ATGATTAACGGTTACATTCCTGCAGCGCGCTTTCTCCCTTTCCTGAGCTGGACGGACGTGGCCGCCCTGCCGGATAAAAGCAATACGGTTATCGTCCTCCCCACCGGGGCGATCGAACAGCACGGCCCGCATCTGCCCTGCTCGGTGGACAGCGTGATATCTTCCGGCGTGGCGGGCCATGCCCTCGCCCGGCTGCCGGCGGCGATCCCGGCCTACGCCATCCCGCCGATCGTCTACGGTAAGTCCGAGGAGCATCTGCATTTTCCCGGCACCCTGACCCTCAGCGGCGATACGCTGCTGCATACCCTGCTGGAGATCGCCGAATCCCTCTATCGGGCCGGTTTTCGCAAGCTGCTGATGATCAACGGCCACGGCGGCCAGCCGCAGATCCTGCAAATCGCCTGCCGGGAAATGCGCCTGCGCCACGGGGATTTCATCGCCATCCCGCACGATGTGTTCAACGTACCCAACTGCGAAAAACAGTTTCTCAGCCCGCATGAACAGCGGATGGCGATGCACGCCGGACATAGCGAAACGGCGCTGATGCTGGCGCTGGCCCCGGAGTGCGTTCATATGGAGCGGGCGGTCGCCAACTTCCCGCCGGAATTCCCCTGCCCGACCCTGTCGAAAGGCCGCCCGGCGGCGGCGTGGGCGTCCTATGACTTTGGCCCCAGCGGGGTGATTGGCGACCCGACCCCGGCGACGCGGGAGCAAGGCGAAGGGCTTCTCGACTCCCTCGCCGCCAGCTGGGCGCAAGCGATCATCGAGATCCACCGCATGGCCTGGGTCGAACGTCACGAACCGACCTGGGGCAAACAGCACTGGCACGGCTTTGTGCAGTCCCTACCCCCCTCTTTCGCTGCTGAATCCAAGGAGCCATGA
- a CDS encoding RidA family protein: MSLEAGAGAPLARYAAWRRAGDFIFLSGIIPVNPLTGTIVNGFQDVPESVRELLGATGEFSTDAKQGPILAQSWYVLESIRRTVASAGGQMSDVIKLVQYFRNLDHFPYYSRVRKLFYPDQPPVSTVVQVSEMLPDATVLIEVEATVWLPQPIHSEAPR, translated from the coding sequence ATGAGTCTTGAAGCAGGCGCGGGGGCGCCGCTGGCGCGGTATGCCGCCTGGCGCAGAGCCGGCGATTTTATCTTTCTCTCCGGCATTATTCCGGTCAATCCCCTGACCGGCACCATCGTCAACGGCTTTCAGGATGTGCCTGAGTCGGTGCGAGAGCTGCTGGGGGCGACCGGTGAATTTTCGACCGATGCGAAACAGGGCCCGATCCTCGCCCAGAGCTGGTACGTACTGGAAAGCATCCGCCGCACCGTGGCGTCCGCGGGAGGGCAGATGAGCGACGTTATCAAGCTGGTGCAGTACTTTCGCAACCTTGACCATTTTCCCTATTACAGCCGGGTCAGAAAGCTGTTTTATCCCGACCAGCCGCCCGTTTCCACCGTGGTCCAGGTCAGCGAAATGCTGCCCGACGCCACGGTATTGATTGAAGTTGAAGCGACCGTCTGGTTACCCCAGCCAATTCACTCCGAGGCACCGCGATGA
- a CDS encoding amidohydrolase family protein, translated as MTFPSSSAPLAGISRARLPAWALPDGWPTRANGEPVLADLAFRDGRIAALTPTDQPTPGLWDLAGALTLPGLVEPHAHLDKTFTIERCRPAQAGLLAAIHAMHEDRQHWTRADIQRRASAALARAAANGVTHLRSHIDWFTADAPDAWQEIARLDTVGITLERVALVPLTLFRDPADAGAIARTVATSGEGCLLGGFIHSSNWDAAAMANLLRSAARWELDLDLHIDEELSEVSQGLTWLADHLSRHPFPGHICCSHGCALAAGSDEQAAPILRQLAAHGVTLIALPMTNLLLQDATFGRTPRQRGITLLHEAQAAGVATLLGCDNVQDAFCPAGSYDPLDTLACGLFSAQLSDLFDRQSRLICDRAALTGSPADAAPFAIGAAASVVIFPGSDRFTWPLNSAARLVVNHGRLTHRRVWQEEMAHES; from the coding sequence ATGACGTTCCCCTCCTCTTCCGCGCCGCTCGCCGGTATCAGCCGCGCCCGACTCCCGGCCTGGGCGCTGCCCGACGGCTGGCCGACGCGGGCCAACGGTGAACCGGTGCTGGCGGACCTGGCCTTTCGCGATGGACGGATTGCCGCATTGACCCCGACCGACCAGCCGACTCCCGGCCTGTGGGACCTGGCGGGGGCCCTGACGCTCCCCGGCCTGGTGGAACCTCATGCCCATCTGGACAAGACCTTTACCATTGAACGCTGCCGTCCGGCGCAGGCCGGGCTGCTGGCGGCGATCCACGCCATGCACGAGGATCGCCAGCACTGGACCAGGGCGGATATTCAACGTCGGGCGTCCGCCGCGCTGGCCCGGGCGGCAGCAAATGGTGTGACCCATTTGCGTAGCCATATCGACTGGTTTACCGCCGACGCACCGGACGCCTGGCAGGAGATCGCCCGCCTCGATACCGTCGGCATCACCCTGGAGCGGGTGGCGCTGGTCCCGCTGACCCTGTTTCGCGATCCGGCGGACGCCGGGGCCATTGCCCGAACGGTCGCCACCAGCGGGGAGGGCTGCCTGCTGGGCGGCTTCATCCACTCCTCCAACTGGGACGCTGCCGCCATGGCAAACCTGCTGCGTAGCGCGGCCCGCTGGGAGCTGGATCTGGATTTGCATATTGATGAGGAGCTCAGCGAGGTGTCTCAGGGGCTGACCTGGCTGGCGGACCATCTCTCCCGCCACCCTTTTCCCGGGCATATCTGCTGCAGCCACGGCTGCGCGCTGGCCGCCGGCAGCGACGAACAGGCGGCGCCGATCCTGCGCCAGCTGGCGGCGCACGGCGTCACCCTTATCGCTCTGCCGATGACCAACCTGCTGCTGCAGGATGCGACGTTCGGTCGCACGCCGCGCCAGCGGGGGATCACGCTGCTGCACGAGGCGCAGGCCGCCGGCGTGGCCACCCTGCTCGGCTGCGACAACGTACAGGATGCCTTCTGCCCGGCGGGGAGCTATGACCCGCTGGACACCCTGGCCTGCGGCCTGTTCAGCGCTCAGCTCAGCGACCTGTTCGACCGGCAGTCGCGGCTGATCTGCGATCGCGCGGCGCTAACCGGTTCGCCGGCAGACGCGGCGCCCTTTGCCATCGGCGCGGCGGCCAGCGTAGTGATTTTCCCGGGTAGCGACCGTTTTACCTGGCCTTTAAACAGCGCCGCCCGTCTGGTGGTTAACCACGGCAGGTTAACCCACCGGCGCGTGTGGCAAGAGGAGATGGCACATGAGTCTTGA
- a CDS encoding PDR/VanB family oxidoreductase — translation MHSHDLISVSVGEIRPNGQGNLSVILQAAAGEILPAYSAGAHIDIIIPGVGPRQYSLCGTPDRSNTYEICVRLTDTSTGGSRYLHQQVKSGDRLAISPPRNHFPLPEAGRYLLFAGGIGITPLLAMAEAIAARKGALELHYYVASSRQTAFSPRLTQLAAGGTVAIHCSEEGASFRQRIPACLTTPDPDTAVVACGPEGFIQRLQSVMEEYRWSPSQFVFERFTPAAENNTAAKNAFYIELASSGQRLQVAADQTIAQVLQHAGVEVMLSCEQGMCGSCITGVLDGIPEHRDSVLTAEEKAGNDQITLCCSRAKSPVLVLDL, via the coding sequence ATGCACAGCCACGATCTTATTTCGGTCTCGGTTGGGGAAATACGCCCCAACGGACAGGGAAATCTATCCGTAATATTGCAGGCGGCGGCCGGGGAAATATTACCGGCCTACTCTGCCGGGGCGCATATCGATATTATTATTCCCGGCGTTGGCCCCCGGCAGTATTCCCTGTGCGGCACGCCTGACCGCAGTAATACTTATGAAATTTGCGTCAGGCTGACTGACACCTCCACCGGCGGCTCACGCTATTTGCACCAGCAGGTGAAATCCGGCGATCGGCTCGCCATTTCGCCTCCGCGCAACCATTTTCCCCTGCCGGAGGCCGGGCGCTACCTGCTGTTTGCCGGCGGTATCGGCATCACGCCGTTGCTGGCGATGGCTGAAGCAATTGCCGCCAGAAAGGGGGCGCTGGAGCTGCATTATTATGTCGCCAGCTCGCGCCAGACGGCCTTCTCCCCGCGCCTGACCCAGCTGGCTGCGGGCGGCACGGTGGCGATCCACTGTAGCGAGGAAGGCGCGTCGTTTCGCCAGCGGATCCCCGCCTGCTTAACCACACCCGATCCTGATACCGCAGTGGTCGCCTGCGGCCCGGAGGGTTTTATTCAGCGACTGCAGTCGGTCATGGAGGAATATCGCTGGTCGCCGTCGCAATTCGTCTTCGAGCGTTTTACTCCCGCGGCGGAAAATAATACTGCGGCGAAAAATGCGTTTTATATTGAACTGGCCTCCAGCGGGCAGCGCCTGCAGGTCGCCGCGGATCAAACCATTGCTCAGGTATTACAGCACGCCGGCGTGGAAGTGATGCTCTCCTGCGAACAGGGAATGTGCGGCTCCTGTATTACCGGGGTCCTCGACGGGATCCCCGAACACCGGGACAGCGTGCTGACGGCGGAAGAGAAAGCGGGCAACGACCAGATCACGCTCTGCTGTTCGCGGGCGAAATCGCCGGTTCTGGTTTTGGATCTGTGA
- a CDS encoding LysR family transcriptional regulator gives MFAFSRFLLYFTEVARQGSFRKASEALHVSASSIDRQILRVEQELAMPLFERHPTGLRLTAAGELLLHAANNWKKDFTRVCEQLDDLRGLRRGHVRIATIDAINRHFFSTMLKEVHKHYPNISFTLTTINNIHIQQALISGEADFGIMLNPQTSRELQVRAFAEMNMGIVVPTGHPLASRSAVRFSQCIDYPFILPSAPLMISEPVEALVNISGNEVKEVAVSNNIHMIRTLIKEQMGIGILCRLDILDEIESGQLAFVPLTDPQLKPFTLALCVSPARQLSLAASMMLNQLEMLFSQL, from the coding sequence ATGTTTGCCTTCTCCCGATTTCTGCTCTATTTCACCGAAGTGGCCCGTCAGGGATCGTTTCGTAAAGCGTCAGAGGCGTTGCATGTGTCGGCGTCTTCCATCGACCGTCAGATTTTGCGCGTGGAACAGGAGCTGGCGATGCCGCTCTTCGAGCGCCATCCCACCGGGCTGCGGCTGACCGCCGCCGGGGAGCTGCTCCTGCACGCGGCCAATAACTGGAAAAAGGACTTTACCCGGGTCTGCGAACAGCTGGATGACCTGCGCGGGTTGCGGCGGGGGCATGTGCGTATCGCTACCATCGATGCCATTAACCGGCATTTTTTTTCGACGATGCTCAAAGAGGTGCATAAACATTATCCCAACATCTCTTTTACATTGACCACCATCAACAATATCCACATTCAGCAGGCGCTGATCTCTGGCGAGGCGGATTTCGGCATCATGCTCAATCCCCAGACCTCCCGCGAACTGCAGGTGCGGGCGTTTGCCGAGATGAATATGGGTATCGTGGTGCCGACCGGCCATCCGCTGGCCAGCCGCAGCGCGGTGCGCTTTAGTCAGTGCATCGACTACCCGTTTATCCTGCCGTCCGCCCCGTTGATGATCAGCGAGCCGGTGGAGGCGCTGGTGAATATCAGCGGCAACGAGGTGAAGGAGGTGGCGGTGTCGAATAACATTCACATGATCCGCACCCTGATCAAAGAGCAGATGGGCATCGGCATCCTGTGCCGGCTGGATATTCTCGATGAGATCGAGTCAGGCCAGCTGGCGTTTGTACCGCTAACCGATCCGCAGCTTAAGCCTTTCACGCTGGCGCTGTGCGTCTCGCCCGCCCGCCAGCTTTCCCTCGCCGCCTCGATGATGTTGAACCAGCTGGAGATGCTCTTCAGTCAGCTGTGA